The following nucleotide sequence is from Stigmatopora nigra isolate UIUO_SnigA chromosome 8, RoL_Snig_1.1, whole genome shotgun sequence.
CATGATGCATTGCGTAAACTGGCTACAATTGACTTTTAGTTGGGATTGACATCATATTATGATATGTATAAAGTACATTGTTGAAAATGCACTGTTTATGACATATCCTACTTTGATATagcatgtttttaatttttattttttctaacaaATCATTGGATGTATTATTGAATATATTTGTATGAGAAAGTGAATGATTCCAAACACATCACAGACGTTTCCTGTAGTATTGCACATTTTGAAACCGAAGACCTGTGGGCGGAGCTTATTATACTTCATATACTGTACATAAATAAATCTCTAAATAAATGCTCTTAAACTCAAAACAGCAGTGAGCAGTCACATATTCATCTCACTCCATTGATGATACTCTACACTGCTATCAAAATTTAGTGTCGCTAACGGGGTCACAAGGTCACGTAAACTCCATTCTAGTGTGTTTGGCGTGCACTGCGACCACTCAAATTCATGGTtccaaagtacaaaataaacatCTGTTGTAGCGGCaaggaaaatatataaaattagcTCTAGAAAGGTTACAAAGTTTGCttcattcaggaaaaaaacaaatagactaTGACCGATTGCACTTGTGGCTGGCGACAACGACGACACGGATGCACGTGGTGGTCGTCGCGCGGGTTATTTAGTACTACAGTAAACAATTGTCCGGAGGACTGTGCCGCATTTATTGTTGTCTGGGCACGTGAGtggctttttttgcacaaaagctAGCTTGCAGTGTTGGATGGTAGATCACCCCATGCATGGCTATCTGTGCATTGTGCGGGTTGCAACTGCTTGTTACCCACATTTAGTGTCTATGGGTTCAAATTTGAGGCTAACGTATGATTATGTGTAGTGTTCCTGCTATGAGTAGCTTAGCATTAGCATAAGGTGGCTATCGGAATTTGACTCTTGTTAAAGACAAGTCAACttttttggatttatttacTGAActtttatcctcacaggggggtgctggagcctagcccagctgactttgggctagaAGCAAGGATTCtccttgaatcagtggccagccaatcacaggtggactagctaggagcaatttagcatTCAAATaccctagcatgcatgttttggggatgtgggaggaaagtaaTTCCCGgggttttttatggaaaatcaAGCACCCATGCCTAACCTAACAAAAACATGGTAGAGTAGTTCAATCGAGATCAGTGTTTCTCCAAGTCTATAAGGAAATagaccatttttttatgtcaaataaACCCCAACAAGCAATGCTTGCTAACAGTGAACCATCAACAGTTTgaacttttatcatttttaatgtacTGCACACTCTTTTAAAAGCGCACAATTAATTATAATTGACCTAAAAAGGGACTTCTGATACAGAATAAAAGCCCTTGACTTCACATTATAAAattagcattattattattatcgtaTATTCTCATTTTGTAGCATTTCTGACAATATCCGCAAGTTAAATAGTCTTTCTTGACTTAATAACGTTGGAAAAAACAATGCACTGACTTACCGATGAAGTGAACCACTCACAATAATTTTGGGGGACCACCATTGGCCCACTGACCACACTTTGAGAAACACTGGTCTAGAAACCTCAGGTGAAACAActgtaaacacacaaaataaaagtttttttcacagtatcattctttttttcactCATGAGCTGACATTTCcgcacctaaaaaaataaaataaaataaaatttaaaaataaatccccaTCTTAGTTTGATAATGCATATGGCTATTATGGGATATTGTAAATGTCGCTCAGGATTGATTTATGCATCAGCTCTATTTACAAATGCCTTTCCTTCCGATCCATCTTTTCGTTGCGTAAACACTTAACTTAATGTAAACATTCCACTCCGCtatggatttttgttgttgttgttgtagtccATACCAGTTTTTGCCGCATCCGGGTTACATTCGCTGCCGTCCAATCACGTCCTTTTGCTCTCTGATATGCCTGTGGACACGTTATACATGCATAAATGTCATATTTGTGTATTGTAGTGTGTTTGTGCGTATCAAAGAGCCctcttgacctttgacccagaGTTCACGAACCCTAGTTTAGGGTCCAATCCAGATTTGATAGTGACTCAGCATTTTTAAGTTTTATAATCACACAGTATTTGTCAGTTTGtccaaatttgtattaaaagacaaaatttgCCTAGTCTGGTCTTGAAATTTGcgcaaaagaaaaactaaatgaatttTTTTAGCGATTGGTTAACAAATGtctccaaaataataataattgttccTTCTCAAACATTTTTAGGGGTGGGGCAGATCAATAAATATTATGAGAATTAAGTTTCTGTTTTAAAATTCACTGGTTAAAATATGCCTTGTGAAACTAGAACACTATCTTAACATGTATTGTAGATCTTTAACtggaaaataaagtaaaataatgttttttttgggtccaCTAAAATACTACATGTAGCGGTAACTCCTACTTGGCCATTACGTTGCTTTCAGGCGTTATTTGAAAAAGAATGATTGACGGGACGGGTTCCCCGGACCTCAAACCTTTTTTTGGAGAACCTTTTCGCTCTAGAACTGGCTAGCAAGTTAGCGCGTACTCCATCCATCTGTTGCTTAGAAGCCCGGTATGTGGCAGTAGGCCTCCAGGCTGGAGAAAAGAATGTAAAGGAACCACAACCCCAGGAAGAGCAGGCTGGTGACGATCCGGGACGTTCGAGACCCCCCCAGCTCGCCGCCGATGGAGGGCCGGCGTCGGAAGAGCAGCACGGCCATGCAGATGAACGCAAAGATGGTGAAGAGCGTCACGGAGAAGGCCAGCGAACCTGGCTTGACCAGAAACTGTTTGCCCTTGAGCTTCCAGTAGATGGCAGCCACCGACCAGGCCACGCCGATTCCCAAAAAGACGTTGACGGCGTTGCTGCCCGTCACGTTGCCCACCGAGGCGTCGGCGTGCTGGTCCTGGACGGCGGCCACTTTGCTGGCGAACGTGTCTGCGGGGAAAACAAAATAAGCATTTACCTATGGGCTCCAgcatagaagatgaatgaataaagcgGATTACAGTAaaaccttgagataagagcttcaTATGTTGtggaactgagctcgtatgtcaatttactcgtatcacAAATCGATTTTTAgtataagctccagcaccccgccacCCATGTGAGGTAAggcggtacagaagatgaatgaataaagcgGAATACAGtgatatcttgagatatgagcttaatgcgatctgggactgagctcctatgtcaaaattttgattatttttatttatatttaacattaaATTGTACGATTTAGATTGAGGATTTAGATTTCTGATTTAGATTGAGGATTTACATTTGTGATTTAgaatcaaaaataatattgacGGTTTAAATTGAGGATTTACATTTCAGATTTagattgaggaaaaataacgatttaaaatcaacatttaaatattacaatttagaTTGGAGGTTTTATGTCCTCGTACCTCAAATGTCACATCAATttggacactcgtatgtcaaggtattagtgTAGCACGTCTGTTAACATACCGCGTCCGTGTACATAAAGTTGTGCGTATTGAAAGAATTTGACGAACCAGGAATGGAAGTCCCCAGGGCCACAAAGACGACGGCGGTCACCGAGTCCCGCAGTCCCACCGTGCAGCCAAAGTGCGAGGCCAGATCCCCGATGACGGCGGTCAGGAGGCCGATGACGCTGATGGAGACCATGAAGCAGGCCCAGCCGTTCCAGTACTCGGTGGGCGGCACACAGGCGAACAGAACCTTCCAGAAGACGGTCAGGAAGTGCATCACATAGTCGTAGCAGGAGGGCAGGCGCTCTTCCTCGTCATCGTCCCCTAAAAAACGGAGACGAGCTATCAACGTcaagcggccattttggggcagGGGATAATTCCAGtccctcatttgcatataagaaaaaaacacaaacctgCACTGACGGTGACAGCTTCGACAAACTGTTCCCTCCAGGAATGTGTACCGATGACCAGCGCCAAGTTGGTCTTCTTGATGAGCTTGTCCACTGTGCTCTACCCaaagaaaagccacaaaacCTTTCACTTTCAGTGCTTCAGatcacaaaatatgtatttattttcatcatataATAGGGATAGTAGGGAAGGTGTGGCTCCCGAGGCCATATTTGGCTTCTAAACTACTGGTTTTCCTGTATTATGTGGCTCCATTATTTTTTAGTtgggtctacaatgtcttctgtgtctgtgcttgtttgctactgcaaccaaggtaATTTATAAagttgtaatgtaatgtaaaagaGCAAGAATGTTTCACCTTGAACTCGTAGGACTCCTCAATGACCACCTCCAGCCGGCTATGCTCCCCCAGAATGGGCTTTCCCATCTCGGCGATCCTCcgggcctcctcctcctcggcgcTCAATTGGCCCTCagagccctctgattggccgagttCAGGGCAAACGAGAAGATTACGCATACGTCAACTTAGATTGCAATCAATCTCGGGTAAATCAGCGGGATGTCCTTCAACGGTATGGCGATCAAGGCCGGCCGAGCAGCGGGATGTCACCGGCGggctgctttttttcccctccgcaTGATGCATGCTTGTGATGTTAAGCCATGATGTCACGGCACGGCGACTCATCATGTTTTTGCAAATTTCTTCATTATAAAAACCCTCATTTTTTAACAATCGTACCATAGTGGctcgaatataagacgacccctctttttcaagactgaagtttgaacaccaaattcaatttttatacacaAACTAATGACATTACATCtcaaacaaatgattataacaatatattttaaaagataaaagcatatcttaatatctgaacatttaaatatgtaaactaaagtgcattttagtcattttttgtacctcactacttatttatttgaccacttattcacgttgactacttatttatgttgactacttattgatgttgactacttatgtatgttgactaaaGCCATCTAATAATGTGAATAGGTACAATATCTAGGCAGACACTTTTTCCAGTCTTATTTCAACGAAAAAAAAGAATCGTCTTATCTTCGGATCAATATGGTCATACTACTACAAGGCAATACTACTCTAGAAAGTGTGATAATAAAATAAGAAGTTTTCTTACCTTGGCTGAGGAGCAGAGCTGTAATCAAGACAAAGTGGAAGCAGAGAACATTTATTCTCAATGAGTGGTTATGCAAATGAAAATGTGGCCCTTGCAACCttgtatttttctcaaaatggccCACAGACCAAAGTTTGAACACCCCAAGCCAATAGAACGCCATCTTGCCATCCCACTTTGTAACAGTTACCTGAAATGCCTCTTTTTAACCAGCGCGGCTCCTCCAAGACGATAAAGAAATTTTCATGCTTCTCATATTCTTCATCGTCGATAATCCTCACCTGGAGCGTCTGACTGCAAACCCACATTAAGAACATTAACACCCGGATTAAGGAAATTCTCCCAAATTGAACTCACGTGGTCTGGTCATTAGTGAACTCCAGCTCCCCTTGCGCAATCTCGTAGTCCTCCCCTGCTTTGGCGCTACCCGATTCGGTGTGGTAGGGTAAAATGACGGTGCCCCGGGCGCCAGAGTTTCGCACCACCGTCACCTCCATGGTGCCCACGCTCTCGCTAACGCGCACCATGCGCTCGCCGAAGGTGAAGATGCCGGCGTGGTCGTCGTCCAGGATGGTGACGGTGGCCACCAGGGGCTCCACCAATCGGGCTTTGGGGGCGGCGCCCGCCTCGTCGCTCTCAAACATGCCCTCGGCGTCGCCCACCCGCAGGTTGAGCAGACGCACGAAGAAGTGCTCGTCCTCTTCGAAGATGTCGTCGTCGATGATGCCCACCTGGGGATGGGAGCGGTCGGAGAAGGCCACACCCCCACTTGGtcggccatttttttatttaccttaaTCTCCTTGCAGGTGTCTCCCGGTTTGAAGACCAACGTCCCTTCGCCGTACTCGTAATCGGAGCCGGCGTTGGCCGAGCCGTCTTCGGTCCTGTAGTCCACGTAGAAGGTGTTCTCTTCTAAGCCCCCTACAGGTAACAAGTGGAAATGTCATTTAGTTAGCACTCAAAGAAAGGCAAATCATTGCTGGCTATGGACCATATATcattaaaaagtgttttaagagataataaaaataatagtaacaAGAAACCAGGCAAAGAGCCATattcattttggctgggagccgaatgcggctcgagagctgCGTGTTGGTGCATTAGTTCAATCTACTAAAAAGGAATGCGAGAATGATAAGTTGATGTACATAAATTTGTCTTGTCTgggcaaataaaaaaagtgtttttttgttgggaATAGGCCAATTTAAAGCTAATCTTTGAATAAGGATGAGGACAATTTcaggcctatttttttttattttttctcctacCTCGGCACGCCACGGCCAGCGTGAGTACGCCGCAGTTTTCCATGCATTGGCTGTGGGCGCTTTGGAAGGAGATGTGGCTGCACTCGGCCAGGTCGTCCTCCTCCGGCGCCTCCTCGTCGGGGACCAGGACGCGGCGGGCGTGGTCGGCGGCGTGTTTCTTCAGGACGTTACCGGCTCCGATCATCATGCGAGTGGCCTGGATGGAACGCATGCGGGTATCAAATGAGGACCCCGATTATTTCCGGGTGACCTACCTGTATGCGGTAGAAGGCTCGGCTTTTCTGCTGGTGCAACAAGGCGTAATAGTTGGCCAGTTCCATCAGTTGGTCCAATTCTTTGTCCGGGTACTTTTGCTTTAACTCCTTCAGTATCCGAATGACCTTAAGGGAGGGGGAGagcaaaactttaaa
It contains:
- the LOC144200439 gene encoding sodium/calcium exchanger 2-like, with the translated sequence MSLLTSPVSLLLLALVFLSWAPSTCRSESDRDGGVSPSLPPSQRPYGNGSSPALGKCDVVTVCKPGILLPVWEPKGPALGEQIARALVYFVSLMYMFLGVSIIADRFMASIEVITSQEKEVTITMPNGETSVATVRIWNETVSNLTLMALGSSAPEILLSVIEVCGHEFNAGELGPGTIVGSAAFNMFVILGICVWVIPQGQVRKIKHLRVFFITAFWSIFAYIWLYLILSVMSPGEVEVWEALVTLLYFPVCVLLAWIADRRLLFYKYMGKRYRADKRHGIVVEMEGDLTPNKGGMEMIADGKLPPRGGTVVPAENCGGDGAALKNLGDGTAGSAGPLANLPNSNSAMVNLETSRELDESRKEVIRILKELKQKYPDKELDQLMELANYYALLHQQKSRAFYRIQATRMMIGAGNVLKKHAADHARRVLVPDEEAPEEDDLAECSHISFQSAHSQCMENCGVLTLAVACRGGLEENTFYVDYRTEDGSANAGSDYEYGEGTLVFKPGDTCKEIKVGIIDDDIFEEDEHFFVRLLNLRVGDAEGMFESDEAGAAPKARLVEPLVATVTILDDDHAGIFTFGERMVRVSESVGTMEVTVVRNSGARGTVILPYHTESGSAKAGEDYEIAQGELEFTNDQTTQTLQVRIIDDEEYEKHENFFIVLEEPRWLKRGISALLLSQEGSEGQLSAEEEEARRIAEMGKPILGEHSRLEVVIEESYEFKSTVDKLIKKTNLALVIGTHSWREQFVEAVTVSAGDDDEEERLPSCYDYVMHFLTVFWKVLFACVPPTEYWNGWACFMVSISVIGLLTAVIGDLASHFGCTVGLRDSVTAVVFVALGTSIPDTFASKVAAVQDQHADASVGNVTGSNAVNVFLGIGVAWSVAAIYWKLKGKQFLVKPGSLAFSVTLFTIFAFICMAVLLFRRRPSIGGELGGSRTSRIVTSLLFLGLWFLYILFSSLEAYCHIPGF